A region from the Methanofollis liminatans DSM 4140 genome encodes:
- a CDS encoding DUF5611 family protein has product MQEYQIKRGFKDGLEERMIASLTECFGIEPEERDGHHIISFGALKRLNVCLGPKGNTVLVDTESDLSADDETILDTNRRFRRYLDAVTGYNSKERAKKMQKAD; this is encoded by the coding sequence ATGCAGGAGTACCAGATCAAGCGGGGATTTAAAGACGGACTGGAAGAGCGGATGATCGCCTCCCTCACCGAATGTTTCGGGATTGAACCCGAGGAGCGGGACGGGCACCACATCATCTCGTTCGGTGCCCTCAAGCGCCTCAACGTCTGCCTCGGCCCGAAGGGAAACACCGTTCTCGTCGACACCGAGTCCGACCTCTCTGCCGACGACGAGACGATCCTGGATACAAACCGGCGGTTCAGGCGGTACCTCGACGCCGTCACCGGCTACAACTCCAAAGAGCGGGCAAAAAAGATGCAGAAAGCCGACTGA